Within the Camelus dromedarius isolate mCamDro1 chromosome 2, mCamDro1.pat, whole genome shotgun sequence genome, the region tttgGAAAGGAAGTTTTTAAGCCTCTAtcttcttaatgaaaaaaaaaattagtctaatCAACTGCCATTTCAATTAGTTTAAATCCCTTAGGTTTTTGCTTATAATTACAAGTTAGTAGTTACTGCTCTCTGAGTGTCCCACTTAAATTTTTATGAGTATCACCATAGGTCAGCATTGGTTAGGGGTCtggggtatatatatacacatgtataagTATGTATACGTATAATATACTTAGAAGATTTTTATCCGATTTATCATTCTTTCTCAGTTGATTATAAGTTGATAATGGCATTGTGATCAGTAATGTATTTAAAGAATTACAGTAGATATTGTTGTATGGTTACCCATTGTACCAAAGCTCTACAGGTCATGACTCCTGTGTAGTTTTGCACATGGTATAGTGATTGGATGCAGTTTGGTTTGCTATACGACTACATGTTAGGTTATCTTCCTACACTTTAAGATTGCTTTCAAATACTGGACCAGTAAGTGAAAATTGTTTCTGTAGTCTTCTATGATTTGTTTCAAGAGTTACTGTTACTAACTCAGCTAATCCATAGTCAGTGTTAATAGTAACAGATTGAAGTATTACCTCAGTTGATTTACATTGGAGTCTCTTCGCTTGGCTCTCCACCATCCTGTccctttttcctatttttgtggGATGGAGATGATGCAGAATTGGGGCATTTGAGCATACCCATCAGGGAATTTTTGAAAgatttacaaaggaaaaagtagATGAACGGATCCAGGCATGCGTTCAGGGACGTTAACCAAAGAGTGCTCTCTTTCACATAGAACAGTGTATTTTCAGCAGAGCAGTCAAAGACATCCCGAGTTTGACTCAGGGTGTAGGGAATTCGGGCAAAATGGAAAggaacaaagcaaataaaaaatacagcaatgaTAATGAAAACTTTGATGTTCACCTTTTTCTTGGGGACTTTGCCTACGCCCCTTGTCCTTACGTATGACTTGTACAGTTCTTTTGTAATGAGCGTATAGCATACAACGACAATCAGAAAGTTAATCCAGAAAATGACTTGACAGATGTAATTGACTATCTCATGCCATACCAGACCAAACTCTGATTTCAGGAAAGagcatttcttcacattcttgtcACTCGGCCTCCTGTTGGTCAGAATCATGTTAGGCAAGGAGAGTAAGAACATGAATGCCCAGATGACGACAGAGAGAATCTTTGCCCCCAGTAGATTGTTGGGGTTGGATGTTTTAAATGGCTGGGTGGTCTTCTGGTAGCGATCGATAGTTATCAATCctaggaatgaaatactgatgtaCATCGTGAAGTAAAAGATGACAGAGGTCACTTGGCACACAAAGGCTCTCAGCGGTCCTGTTCCCAGGTTGGTATCGCTGAGGATTTTGAATGGAAAAGTCAGAATCATGAGAAGGTCAGAAATGACtgtgtttttaaggaaaataataaagttggATTTACTGTGGATTTGAAAGAAAATCCTCATTGCCAGACTGTTTATGATGAGACCAACAAAAAACAGGACAGTATAGAGGAGTGGGAAGAGGACCTGGGTGATTTTGTAATCCCTGGTGCACACGCTGCCATTCCCAGCCACAGAGGTGAGGTTGTCCATGGCTCGTGTTTCTTCTTTGCTGCCTACAGAAGGAGGGGGGGAGATGGTTATTTTCAGTCCCACATAGTTGATTTCACTCATCTCTGTGTGTAATATTTTAGGACAGCCTTTTCTAAAAATTGAGGTGTCTGATCCTCACTGTGGCAGTCAGTAAGAACACAGaaaattaaatctgaaaatatttcattgtggcAAATATTCTATCTGTAGCAAAGTAAAATAATCTGAAGTACGTTATATGAAGTTATGGATCCTTGCATTTCTTAGTTTTTGAATGTTTGCCTCAAAAGGGACATTTCCGACCTTAGGCAAAAGTGCACACGCAGAAAAACTAGAAGAGAAATATTTGGACTATGGTTTAGTCTTCTCCAGCTTCATTTCCATGCCTTTAACTTTTTTGGTTCTATTGATAGTCACTTTTCCGACACCATCCTTACTCCTGGACTTCATTTACTCTGGTACCTTCCAAGGGTACTAAGGAGAAGCGACTGATAATTGcctattagaattttaaaataacaagtgaaaagaaatttgtataaAATCACTCATGAGAaatttattgttaaataaaaaacaaatttttttcctttgtaattggGAGGAATTATATTCCTGTATTACTCATCAATCCATACGAAAATTGGCCTCACAGAGAATATTCGttagctccaaatattttaacCCATGTATAACTCATTTCCACCTCTGCTCAGTGTATTTGAAGGTTTTACACGCATTTTCTTGAATATCATTTAGtgcaaatttttaaatggtaaaaaaataaaaaataaggaaatggatTCAGCATGTAGTCACAGATGGCATTCCTCAAAACAGCCCAGGCATACTTTCTAGGTTTTTAGAGTGTTTAATGGTGActaaaaacactaaaatcatgTCCTTGTCTAGTTCCATAGGTTGTTATACCACAATAAGCAGCTATAAAGAAAACTAACACTTGACTTGAACACATTATCTAGCATCtaagttttgaaatttaaaatgaaaaattgtaaaattttatttcatcggaCCAATGGAATTGATtctacataaaatattatttctaaagaaagacacagtaatgttaaaaatacaaatatgtaaacttaaaaaatgcTTCCATGTAAAGGATTTAAATAGTACAGAAATAGCATTAAATTCTCCAAAATGTCAGTGgaattcttttttccatcctttaaTTATTGAAGGTAAAACAAGTTAGATTCATGTCACAGTATGGCTTCAATATTCAATACCTGCTCATCTGTTTAACTTTGAAAAAGACATCTAAACAGACCCCCCAGTATTTGACGCAAGCTCCCTGATTTAACCTTCCTTGCTACTGTTATTTGCCCTTGTACACTCTGTGATAGTTTTGGAAATTCTACTTTGGGAACGCTCATTTTGCATAGGCTGTAACTTATTTAACAAGTATTCTTGATACTGAGAACTTCAGCTCCCTCTGCCTGTATTTAAATCTCATTTACACTCAAGGTGAAAGAAGTAAAaactatttgaattttatttccatgttctgcacaaatttttttttgatgaagaAGTTAAGTGTTATCTTTGACACCATTAATGCcgcttgtattttcatttttattccaaataagTGCTTGCACTGACATTGTTATTAAAGATTTCCAACtttaagaaaacttgaaaaaaatatacacacacatcataGTGCAAATACATATACTTGTCAAATACTTCTAGATATAAAGTTACCTGGTTACTCTGTTGATTCTGAAGGATTTGAATGTGTCCAGTAAATGGTAGTTAACACAGCCTGCAGAGTGGCATctggtattttccttttaatatcttAGTTTAGTTGTTAAGATTCTTTATGACAGAGAATCTGCTGAGTTTTCATCAGTAAGGTCTTGAGTGTTCTAGAGagaaatggagggagagaggaagaggacttcACAATCAGAAGTTACCTTCAAGAGCCGTGGACTCAAAGCTATGCAGACACTCTATTTCCGTCTGGCCGCTTTTAGgacttctgcttttatttccctgggaagtgtggggcagggtgggtgagaagtcatcttttaaaaagcagtttaaaatCTTGCGGCTTTTTACTGAAACCTGCCATAGAGTTCATACTTAGTGAGTTCTTTGGGTTATTTCCCATGCAAATGATAATTCCAAGTTTAGACCAAGCCTTTGTCGACatctgcttcctggagaaggttGCAAACTTGCTTTCTTAGATGGTTATTTACCTGAAAGCACATTGTGCTCAACATTGGGTGATATATTACCTTTGAACAAGTAATTGCATTAACTTGAAATGTGTGTTTGTTAAGGATGTTAAGTctcttgctctttgttttttttcctagttaataatgtcattattttaaatctgtgtttGATCAGCTCTTTCTAGGCCACACAATTTCCTCctattataaattttaagattctaaaattacattagaaaagaaaaacagttgtaGCCATGGCCAGGCTTATTATATTGtgtctttcttgcttttcttaatagaatttaaatataaacaaattattattatttttttgacatcgcttttgttttgggggaaatgTATCTTTAAATGGAGGGATTCTTGTATCACTGTTACCTTTATATAAATATTGTTGTGGGCACTCACGGACGTGTACATACTTGCACAATGTTTTAAAGTGTGATGTCCTTCTGTTACCAGTAGATCTGCTTGGGTAGGTGCCTTTGCTGTGAACATatgttttggttatttgtttcttctgagtttttgGTGCGTCTGTGTCTACGTTAGATATACATACCTAACTTATTGTAGAAATACTTCAGCAGTGGTTTTTAAAGTACGGAACAGCAGCTCAGCTTCACTTAGGAAGTCACGAGCAGTGCCCTTTCTTGGGCACCAGTGTAGCACCAGtggatcagaaactctggggtgcACCCCTCATCTGTGTATTAATGGGCCTTCCAAGTGGTGCTCCTGCACACTGCGGTGTGGAGACTGCTGATCTACACTGCCTGAGGATTTTGTGGGTTTTTCGAATTTGAAATCAAGCTATGAATTAAGCTGATTTCAGTTGGAAATTTTAGTTACATGATGATTCCCATCTGTTAGTCATCTAGAGGTGTCAGTCTGATGAAATACTCTTGGAAAATTAATGTATTTGTTGGTTGGGAGATACACAAAATAGTTCCTAAAAAAGCTTTTATGCCGTCATACACTTCAGAGTAGTAATAGCCAACATCTGGTTTCTTATATTGCCATGAGTTAACTCATTTTATGATTTCAACTAGTCTCTGAAGCAGATGTTCATCTTACTTCCCTTCTCCGGATGACAGAAACTGAGGAGCAGAGCAGTGAAGTTAGAGACCCTATTCCAGGCCCTGCTGTCTGATCCCAGAGCCTGCACTTGTGACCACTACGTATAAAAATCCACCCAATCTCGCTGTCTCTGCAacccctcccacagcccccaccGCCACCCTGAGGCCCAGGAGCGAGAGGTGAATGGCTACTCTTCCTTTAATAAAATAGGAGCCTTACTTGCCTTTACACCAGATTGTAAACTTTAAAGGATGTTTACGAAGTGTTTCTAAGATCTTTGTATGAAATAAggctcataaaaaaaaaaagactatttttaacaaattaataTGCCGTGCTAAAAGAACACTAAATCAGGATACTTGAGTCATGCTACTTTATGGAGAATTTATATGTCCAAATCTCTAAAGGGCTGTAACTCCAGATTTGAGAGGTAAATGAAATTGATCTAAATTAACTTTCTGCAGCCTCTGATTTTAACTCACAACTCTCTGTGAACCTTCTGTGATAGAATTATCTCATTGGAGGTTGACTGCCAATTACCATTTAGAAATGTGACTGTGCAAGTGACTAAAATCTTTGAGAGCTGTCTGAGGTTGTCTAAATATGTTATTATACAAGTAGAAGTAGAGCAGGCTGTGCACTTTGACCTCTCGGTCAACACCACCACCAcatgtagtttgtaactgtatgtGCTACTGTTAAGAATAGGACTAGCTTTGATTTAGTTATTGTCTGAGATTGAGATGACCTAGAAAAGTGAACTAATGCTACATAGCCTAGAATTTTCACCTGCAAGTGgtttaattggtttatttattttatccagtCTACTAAAGGTAGTCTGCTTatctgaaaatatgtatttgCTTCAAACGGGATTACTCTGAATGGAGAAGGCCGTGCCCTGAAATGGTAGGACCCTGCCTGTGGTCCTTGTGAAACCAAGTTGAGGCAGGAGGTTGGAGAGGTAATTAAGCCATCGGATTAGCTCTTAGGCCATTTTAGTTTTAACGTTTTATTGTTCTGAAATGTGGTCATTTTGACATTAGTGAATGTTTTGATTGAGCACATGCATTTAAAGGCAGTTTTTATGTCATCTAGCTTGGCTTTACCTGTTAGAGGATAGAAATTTAGGTTAGATACAAGACAAATTCCAAAAGTTAGGAGTCCTGGGCATTGAGgcatttagcaaaaaaaaagaattctgtctCTGATGATCCAGGTATTTGTCATCCTTGAATGTTTTGCTTGAAAGCAGAGGACTAGTTTATATAGTTAAACTGCTTCACAGCCACTATACCCCGAGGCTGCTGAGTTTGTTGGATAAAGGCCTGATTTCCAGTCATGCTGTGAACTATAAGCTGTTGTAGAACAAAGACTTACTATACAAATCTAATTAAAGTGGTCTCTAATTTTCTTGATGTAAAGAAAAATTACTCCATGTCAGGTATAGTTACTAATAATGAGAAGAGGCTGCAAATTTCCTTGTTCCTTTTCACACAGCTCCCCACACGTTtacttgaatttattttcttctacacAGAATCATGTGGTATATTGAAAGCTTCAGCTAAAAGGAATAATGATTGAAGGTGAATGGAAGCTCTAATAGTCTCACCACCATTATCATATCTTTGTGAATACACATGTAAGTTTTGGCAACATTCCTAGtcacttattttaaagaaaggaagggacTAATATCAGACTTCAATTCAGTTAACTccagttttcccttctcaggaCATATGGCTCAAGAGACCTTTAATTTCTATTGTACGACAAACTTTCTAGACTTTCTGGATGTGTATcctcctaatttttttaaacatcagttaAGCATTTGTGAGTGTGACATATTATCTGAAGGAAGAAAGTAGTTGATCTGGAGGATGAAAATTTCAGAAGTCAGCTTACAGGGTAGATGATCTGTTTAACCCAAAGACAGCAGTGGGCTAGCACAAGAGGGGTCTCTAGACTTCCATGGACTCTTCTGCCCAACACATGTGTCCTTTGGGGTATCAACAAGAGAGCAATTCTTTGGTACTGATCTTTTACAACTATGTAACTTGAGGGTGTTTTAATACCTAGTTGAAAGGGAACACTCATTGGTACCTTTGGGAATATTTGGCCCATTTTTTGAGATTGACCTTATTCTCTTGCATAAGTTGCTATTTGAAGATTTCTGCATTTTCTACATGCACAAAATATTGATAGAAGCCAATCTTGTAGTCTATTGAAATACAgttgcttttaaaatctgttcGCCTTTCCTCTGTGAATACTAGTAACAGCTACCATGGTTTCCctaaaaaaatgttaactatcaGAAACAGTCTTTACATCCCATATAGAGGTTGAccagtgtttgttttttcccagctAACTGCATGCTTCTCTTGCTTTTTAATTCCATTCCCTTATTCTCACCTCATGACTTTGCTTCTGGCCCAGTTCCCTGAGCACAGCAGGGCCAATGAACTGACATACCCGCCTTCAGGGTCCTCGCTTCTTTACCTCCAGACTTCCCTGTATTGTCAccaattttctctttcctctgtggtTAAGTAGAAAGAtgttcttgtctttcttttgaaGTTAATCCAGACAAGAGGGCattgttttccatttcctttgttaGTTATCTGCCCTGCAGTCCGGATTTCCTTTACGGAGATGCTCTTATTTGAAACTTAGCTTTGAAACAAGAGTTTGTCCTTGATTATCCTAatagtttctctttcctctcaaGCTGTTGTTCTTCATACCCAGCTATTAGTAAGTGTAGGTTAGTTCCCCCACCTTCACCATTTCACCATCTACTCTTACTTCAGCCTCCTGTTTCCTGCTTTCTGCCCTCCCACTCTAGAGAAACTTCTCTTTTGAGGTTCACACGTgggtttttggttgttgttgttgtttgtttttttttagaaacaagTCAGAGAGGCCAACGTCCATTGTAATTTCTTAACCGTATTCAACACTGTTGATGGCCCCTGTTGTTAACTGTCCCTTCCCTCACTTTTGTGACTTTGACTTGTCTGGTCCTTTATTAATTATGGAGAGTGTATGTCCATCATTTGATGGCGTATTTATCCCCATTACTGTCTCTGCTCgcttctcccccaacccctgcccaaAGAGAACATGGGGCTTTTCAACCTCTTCCAGTGACATATTACTCTTAACCCCAAGCTGTCCCTTCTTTATTAATTCTGCCATCAAACCATCCGCTAGACATTTGTAATATGATTCCACCTACCCATTGAGTTCCTCTCACCTAAAGGTGAATTCATAAGGTCCCTGCCCTTGTAACCTACTCCTTTTCCCCCCAACAAATTTTATCTAGTGAGTCTATCTTGACATCCAATGAGATGCACATCCACTCAGATGCCTGATCTTTTCCTAACTTCCTTCAGATAGCTCTTGattttgcttcttattttttatttccaccactacctttctctctgcctctcatttCTCTTTAGTTTGGTCAACACTGAATTATCAGGTTAAGTTTCCTACAaaactagtttttgtttttatcttcatccctgccctcctctttcagtctttttccccccattagtccacttatttattcattatttcatgcattcagcaaatattaagtGCCTAGCAGTGCCGATTAAGGAGGATATCAGTGTGGATAAAACAGACCTGGAGCTCTCCCTCACAAAATCAGCGGTCTAGTGGAGAAGACAATTAAACAGATACCTAGAAAATAAGTGAATTACACGATGATGAATGCTCCAgaagctccctcctccccaccccctccgccTGTGTTGAGGGCTTTCACTAAGCTGGGGGGACAGAGGAACAGACTCGACCCTGTCCTCGTGCAGAGCATTTCCACGAGTGCAGCTGAGGCTATTGAGAGCATTTCGAGGAGCAGGAGGAACAGCAGCAAAGGCCGTGCCCGGCGCCTTGGGGAAATGGCTGTGGGGTGTGTGCCGGGGAGAAGTGGGGGTGTGGGAATATGCGTGAGTGCTGTGTCTCATACGCCGCCGACCATTTTACATACGTatctcagttctcagaaaaaccTTACAAGTAAGATAGTGTTAACCACTTTTCAGAGGAAGAATCTGAGGCTCAAAAAGGCTCGTTATCCAGGACCACGGCGTCGGCAGGCAGCACACCCTGAACGCAGCCACAGCTCTCACCCTGAGCTTGGGCTGTTACTGGGACAGTGTGGAGCCACTGTACCCCTTGTGTTTGTGATGAACACATGGCTCCTTCCAGGATAGCTTCCCTCACCGTCACTGTTTGGGCTTTAGCTCTGCGGATGCTACATGTATGCTATTGAATCTGTACTCCTTAAACAGGGAACATTGACTCTtgcattttctcaggttttttaaCACCTTGTCTTACTATAGGTAGAAAATCTATAAACACCTATTGAATAACTTTGTTAACATCTTTTTTATCACCCTTCACGCAGATGTTTACATGACAACCATTTGACAGGTGCCTTCACTGAAAACAATCACTAGGGCACATGACTGGCATCTAAGCTTTTTTGTACAGTTTCCACAGTGCCCTCCTGTTCCCTTTTTAGGGTTTATATGTACACATCTTGCcagataaaaaggaaacatatcAGTAATGCTGtgtaacagcaacaaaaaaattgGAGATTAATAAAGTAGCTCGGGTTATTGAGACATAGGAATCACTCTCTCTGTTGGCTTTATCCTG harbors:
- the P2RY12 gene encoding P2Y purinoceptor 12 is translated as MDNLTSVAGNGSVCTRDYKITQVLFPLLYTVLFFVGLIINSLAMRIFFQIHSKSNFIIFLKNTVISDLLMILTFPFKILSDTNLGTGPLRAFVCQVTSVIFYFTMYISISFLGLITIDRYQKTTQPFKTSNPNNLLGAKILSVVIWAFMFLLSLPNMILTNRRPSDKNVKKCSFLKSEFGLVWHEIVNYICQVIFWINFLIVVVCYTLITKELYKSYVRTRGVGKVPKKKVNIKVFIIIAVFFICFVPFHFARIPYTLSQTRDVFDCSAENTLFYVKESTLWLTSLNACLDPFIYFFLCKSFKNSLMGMLKCPNSASSPSHKNRKKGQDGGEPSEETPM